The Pleurocapsa minor HA4230-MV1 genome has a window encoding:
- a CDS encoding ABC transporter ATP-binding protein/permease — MNEFIAKFLYVTTGKHRALLIMFGLFIISSFLEMVGLGLIGPFSAMVTKPDYISSNVWLQSLYVKFSINSSEIFILYFGILTILIFYFKSALSFFTQKAIAEFSHSLKGDLSSKLMKSYLSAPYTLHLSRNSADLVQSIVTFTDRFCIGLVLSLLTALSNGVVIIALVALLVSTNAAASFGITVVLFISLLVLNPLKDKLAYWGKQGFDAEAEIIRILNHGLGGLKETRIIGCEPYFEAQMNCAAKKYSTNMGLASGYSNLPRYIVEAVIISFLIVFAFLFVTFNQDDSQNITSIFGIFAIASIRLLPATGNTISCISVIRYNIHSLDSLYAELKEAKDFELQNEELNTLSAHHSQLQSKLAFQSQITIKNLVYKYPNAQKDTLDSISLTIEKGHSIGLIGKSGSGKTTLVDVLMGLLSPQSGDILVDGISVKNQVRAWQNLIGYVPQSIFLIDDTLERNIAFGVPDNQIDRQKVQAALQAAQLTEVVERLPMGLNTAVGERGVLLSGGQRQRVGIARALYHEKEILVFDEATAALDNETENLITDATKALSGSKTIIIIAHRLSTIEHCDRIYRLEQGCITQSGNYQTVILDQ; from the coding sequence ATGAATGAGTTTATAGCTAAGTTTTTATATGTTACTACAGGAAAACATCGAGCATTGTTAATAATGTTTGGATTGTTTATTATTAGTTCATTTTTAGAAATGGTTGGATTAGGATTAATTGGCCCTTTTTCAGCAATGGTGACCAAGCCAGACTATATTAGTAGTAACGTTTGGCTGCAAAGCTTATATGTCAAATTTTCGATTAATTCATCGGAAATTTTCATACTTTATTTTGGCATATTGACTATTCTTATTTTTTATTTTAAAAGCGCATTATCGTTTTTTACTCAAAAAGCTATTGCCGAATTTTCTCATAGTTTAAAAGGCGATTTATCTTCTAAGTTAATGAAGTCATATTTATCTGCTCCTTACACACTTCACTTAAGTAGAAACTCCGCCGATTTAGTCCAAAGTATCGTTACATTTACGGATCGATTTTGCATTGGTTTAGTTTTATCTTTGCTAACGGCGCTATCAAATGGAGTAGTAATAATTGCTCTAGTTGCTCTATTAGTATCAACTAATGCGGCTGCCTCGTTTGGCATTACGGTGGTACTTTTTATCTCTTTGTTAGTCTTAAATCCCTTAAAAGATAAGTTGGCTTATTGGGGTAAACAGGGGTTTGATGCTGAAGCGGAGATAATTAGAATTCTCAACCATGGGCTAGGTGGACTGAAAGAAACTAGAATAATTGGTTGTGAACCCTACTTTGAAGCTCAAATGAATTGCGCAGCGAAAAAGTATTCTACTAATATGGGTTTGGCTTCTGGTTATTCTAACCTTCCTCGCTACATTGTCGAAGCTGTAATTATTAGCTTTTTGATTGTATTTGCCTTTTTATTTGTTACCTTCAATCAGGATGATAGTCAAAATATTACCTCAATATTTGGGATTTTTGCGATCGCCTCGATTCGTTTGCTACCAGCTACTGGCAATACCATTTCCTGTATCAGCGTGATTCGCTATAACATTCATTCTCTTGATTCTCTATATGCTGAACTGAAAGAAGCAAAAGATTTTGAATTGCAAAACGAAGAATTAAATACTTTGTCTGCACATCATTCTCAACTACAGTCCAAGCTTGCTTTCCAATCGCAGATCACGATTAAGAATTTAGTATACAAATATCCTAATGCCCAGAAGGATACCTTAGATTCCATTAGCTTAACTATTGAAAAAGGTCATTCTATCGGTTTGATTGGTAAGTCAGGATCGGGCAAGACAACTTTGGTAGATGTGTTAATGGGTTTGCTTTCTCCCCAAAGTGGAGATATTTTGGTGGATGGGATTTCGGTTAAAAATCAAGTAAGGGCTTGGCAGAACTTAATTGGCTATGTTCCTCAGTCGATTTTTTTGATTGATGACACTTTAGAGAGAAACATTGCCTTTGGTGTCCCCGATAATCAAATCGATCGCCAGAAAGTTCAAGCAGCGTTACAGGCAGCTCAACTAACCGAGGTAGTTGAAAGACTCCCTATGGGTCTAAATACTGCTGTGGGAGAAAGAGGAGTGTTGCTTTCTGGGGGTCAACGACAAAGAGTGGGGATTGCTCGGGCGCTATATCACGAGAAAGAAATTTTAGTCTTTGACGAGGCAACAGCTGCTTTGGATAACGAAACTGAAAATTTAATTACCGACGCCACTAAGGCGCTTTCAGGCAGTAAGACAATTATTATCATTGCTCACCGCTTGAGTACCATCGAACATTGCGATCGCATCTATCGTTTGGAGCAAGGCTGCATCACCCAGTCGGGTAATTATCAAACCGTAATTTTAGATCAGTAG
- a CDS encoding glycosyltransferase family 2 protein encodes MTPNILVSIIINNYNYARFLAEAINSALNQSYEQIEVIVVDDGSTDNSRQIIAEYGDRIIPILQPNGKQAEAFNSGLARSQGEIIIFLDSDDYLFPQAVAEIVKVWRPDLAKVHYRLNVVNGVGESLGYSLPQGTIPLTQGKVWQMLLETGSYISTPTSGNALSRQVLSNLFPIPKEYKLSADDYLSFQVPFYGEVMAIDHALGVYRVHDNNQWALSTVTGDRFLRFVRHDLQNFALLTNKAQELGYQVPPDLEQRSIGRLWSRIISLRLNAQTHPVPSDRSVKLIYQGIRSLWKYSNFNLPKRIFYSLWFIWVGLMPLTLAKPAISWLYAPQHRPKLISWTTTKLRALIS; translated from the coding sequence ATGACCCCCAATATTTTAGTTAGCATAATTATTAATAACTACAATTACGCTCGCTTTTTAGCCGAGGCAATTAATAGTGCCTTAAATCAAAGTTATGAGCAGATTGAGGTAATTGTTGTCGATGATGGTTCTACGGATAATTCTCGCCAAATTATTGCCGAATATGGCGATCGCATCATTCCTATTTTACAACCTAACGGTAAGCAAGCGGAGGCTTTCAACAGTGGTCTTGCTCGTAGTCAAGGGGAAATTATTATCTTCCTCGATTCAGATGATTATCTGTTTCCCCAAGCTGTGGCGGAGATTGTTAAAGTTTGGAGACCCGATCTAGCGAAGGTACATTATCGCTTAAACGTCGTGAATGGTGTGGGTGAATCTCTCGGCTATTCATTACCCCAGGGTACGATTCCTCTTACTCAGGGAAAAGTTTGGCAAATGCTGCTAGAAACTGGCAGTTACATTAGTACACCTACCAGCGGCAATGCTCTAAGTCGTCAGGTGTTAAGCAATTTGTTTCCCATTCCCAAGGAATACAAGCTGAGCGCTGATGATTACCTATCTTTTCAAGTGCCATTTTACGGTGAAGTAATGGCGATTGACCATGCTCTAGGCGTTTATCGAGTTCACGATAATAACCAGTGGGCATTGTCTACGGTGACAGGCGATCGCTTTTTACGGTTTGTCCGTCATGATCTCCAAAATTTTGCTTTGCTAACCAACAAAGCTCAAGAACTGGGTTATCAGGTTCCTCCAGACTTAGAGCAGCGTTCTATTGGTCGGCTGTGGTCAAGAATTATTTCCTTAAGGCTCAATGCCCAGACTCATCCTGTGCCGAGCGATCGCTCAGTAAAGCTAATTTATCAAGGAATCAGAAGTCTTTGGAAATATTCTAACTTTAACTTGCCTAAGCGCATCTTTTATAGTCTTTGGTTTATTTGGGTGGGCTTAATGCCTTTAACCCTAGCCAAGCCAGCTATTTCCTGGTTGTATGCTCCCCAACATCGTCCAAAATTGATTAGCTGGACGACTACTAAACTTCGAGCTTTAATCAGTTAA
- a CDS encoding glycosyltransferase family 4 protein, translated as MSNTIKLHNDPKLEKATPATKLRVLFISHTYVVGVNQGKLKAIADTGVEVALLAPSNWQALEWKRVIKLETPFPEIKTYSAPVLFSGRVGAHIYNPWKIWQVINDFKPDVIQVEEEIFSLSALEVAFWAKLCRKPMVVFGWENQLRSLSFLRRGIRNFVMGATNLYLAGNQDGAEVMRSWNYQGQIEVMPQMGVDTELFTPPAQKSPEDRDRVNIGFLGRLVPEKGLDILLAAVSQLQQQDLDFQVTLCGSGQSEADLREAAKNQQIAERLTWRGAVPHEAAPIELSKFDVLVLPSRTIATWKEQFGHVIIEAMAMGIAVVGSNCGEIPHVIARDDLIFPEGNPVALAEILKRLICDRNWREEMGNYGIERVKQHYSHERIAQRLVEQWQKLIPALK; from the coding sequence ATGTCTAATACTATTAAGCTCCACAATGACCCAAAGCTTGAAAAAGCTACTCCAGCAACAAAATTACGGGTTTTGTTTATCAGCCATACCTACGTAGTAGGAGTTAACCAGGGTAAGCTAAAAGCGATCGCCGATACAGGAGTAGAGGTTGCTTTGCTAGCTCCTAGTAACTGGCAGGCTCTGGAATGGAAACGTGTCATTAAGCTGGAAACTCCCTTTCCTGAAATCAAAACTTACTCGGCACCAGTTTTGTTCTCTGGCAGAGTCGGAGCGCATATTTATAACCCCTGGAAGATTTGGCAGGTAATTAATGACTTTAAACCTGATGTGATCCAGGTGGAAGAAGAGATTTTTTCGCTATCTGCTCTGGAAGTCGCTTTTTGGGCTAAGTTATGCCGTAAGCCGATGGTGGTATTTGGCTGGGAGAATCAATTGCGCTCTTTATCGTTCCTGCGTCGTGGGATACGGAACTTTGTCATGGGGGCGACCAACCTCTATCTAGCTGGTAATCAGGATGGTGCTGAGGTGATGCGAAGCTGGAATTATCAGGGACAAATTGAGGTCATGCCGCAAATGGGAGTGGATACGGAGTTATTTACTCCCCCTGCGCAAAAATCGCCAGAAGATCGGGATCGGGTAAATATTGGTTTTCTGGGGCGATTAGTTCCCGAAAAAGGGCTAGATATCCTATTGGCTGCCGTGAGCCAGCTTCAACAGCAGGATTTAGATTTTCAGGTTACTCTGTGCGGTTCTGGCCAGAGCGAGGCAGACTTACGTGAGGCAGCTAAAAATCAGCAGATTGCCGAGCGGTTAACCTGGCGTGGTGCTGTACCTCATGAAGCGGCACCCATTGAGTTAAGCAAATTTGATGTTTTGGTATTGCCTTCTCGTACTATTGCTACCTGGAAAGAACAGTTCGGTCACGTAATTATTGAAGCCATGGCTATGGGTATTGCCGTAGTAGGCTCTAACTGTGGAGAGATTCCCCATGTAATTGCTAGGGATGACTTGATTTTTCCTGAAGGAAATCCAGTAGCTTTAGCCGAAATTTTAAAACGGCTCATTTGTGATCGCAATTGGCGCGAGGAAATGGGGAACTATGGAATAGAGAGAGTAAAACAACATTATTCTCACGAACGAATTGCCCAAAGATTAGTCGAGCAGTGGCAAAAATTAATTCCCGCATTAAAGTAA
- a CDS encoding acyltransferase codes for MSETSRAAGIDLCRGLAAFAVILVHSGDETWGVPISDRAIQFRHLFYFAVPFFLAASFYFSTKRTPLKINRAFWQKKIQRIVVPYLLWSLLYVVVKLAIAFLTQETAQIPQLLADPVAIVFLGGASYHLYFMPLLIAGTTLLYLANYLSQVKYSVFLLSFLTTVSILLYQLLIVSKNDFNLGDYNAFAQLFPVLGDNILAQIWRCILVNLAWLIRCFPYLAIALLLQAILSKDRQWLYQPANVTAIFLVFLLVDILGAKYLPDALSELLIAYSLLLFGIAVSQFISNSKLITNLGLCSFGIYLIHPLVKSVVEILLAKIPQVTQSVSIVSMLIYAISSFLLSWLAIALMQKNKLIAQYI; via the coding sequence ATGAGCGAAACATCTAGAGCAGCAGGTATCGATCTGTGTCGTGGGTTAGCAGCCTTCGCCGTGATTTTAGTCCACTCAGGAGATGAAACTTGGGGAGTCCCAATCAGCGATCGCGCTATTCAATTTCGCCATTTATTTTATTTTGCCGTACCGTTTTTTTTGGCAGCATCTTTTTACTTTAGTACGAAAAGAACGCCGTTAAAGATTAATCGTGCTTTTTGGCAAAAAAAAATCCAGCGGATCGTCGTGCCATATCTATTGTGGAGCTTACTTTATGTTGTGGTTAAATTGGCGATCGCTTTTCTAACTCAAGAAACAGCACAAATCCCGCAATTACTAGCAGATCCTGTAGCGATTGTTTTCCTGGGAGGCGCTTCTTATCATTTATATTTTATGCCTCTTTTAATAGCTGGGACGACGCTGTTGTATCTGGCAAATTATCTTAGCCAGGTAAAATATTCAGTTTTTCTGCTGTCGTTTTTGACTACAGTCAGCATTTTGCTCTATCAGCTGTTGATCGTCTCTAAAAATGACTTTAATCTTGGTGACTATAATGCTTTTGCGCAGTTATTTCCAGTTCTTGGGGATAATATTTTGGCTCAAATCTGGAGATGCATTTTAGTTAACCTGGCGTGGTTAATTAGATGTTTTCCTTACTTGGCGATCGCTCTATTGCTCCAGGCAATCTTGAGCAAAGATCGGCAGTGGCTCTATCAACCAGCAAATGTAACTGCAATATTTTTGGTTTTTTTACTAGTTGATATTCTGGGTGCTAAGTATTTACCTGATGCTTTGAGTGAGCTATTAATTGCTTACTCTTTGTTGCTGTTTGGGATTGCGGTTTCTCAATTTATTTCTAACAGCAAGTTAATTACTAATCTCGGCTTGTGTTCTTTTGGGATTTACTTGATACATCCTCTGGTCAAAAGTGTAGTCGAGATTTTACTGGCAAAAATACCGCAAGTTACCCAAAGCGTTTCGATTGTATCAATGTTGATTTACGCTATCTCTAGTTTTTTACTTAGCTGGCTGGCGATCGCCTTAATGCAAAAAAATAAGCTGATTGCTCAATATATCTAG
- a CDS encoding glycosyltransferase family 4 protein, whose amino-acid sequence MRIAIVRREPKVAFSMDVYADNLVAELKELRPDWEILEIAPQPWSKNLENLWRTGNPIRKYYERFYHHPKAVKQVDADLFHIIDHSDAHIAYGLKKIGKPVVVTCHDLVQFIYPEIMKNQARFPAFSLAVWQYCVKGITLADRTIAVSSNTAKDVAHWLNIAPDKIAVVPNGVDTVFDLIDKKVLADWKQQHTKSPDEICLLHVGSNQQRKNIETVLKVIKAIVEQDIPVRLWKVGGDLYPEQEQYIAANNLGEHITLVSNPEPQTLINFYNAADVLVAPSLYEGFGLTVLEAMACGTPTITSNVSSIPEVAGDAAVLVAPTDVVAITEAVLRINRDRAFRQDLIDRGLARVKEFSWKKTAEQTAQLYEQVVKSKSNALMG is encoded by the coding sequence ATGAGGATAGCGATTGTCAGACGAGAGCCAAAAGTTGCTTTTAGTATGGATGTTTATGCTGATAACTTGGTTGCTGAACTAAAAGAGCTTAGACCAGATTGGGAGATTCTAGAAATAGCTCCTCAACCCTGGAGTAAGAATCTAGAGAATCTTTGGCGTACAGGCAATCCTATCCGCAAGTATTATGAGCGTTTTTACCATCATCCGAAAGCTGTTAAACAAGTAGATGCCGATTTGTTCCACATTATCGATCACTCTGATGCTCACATTGCTTATGGACTAAAAAAGATCGGCAAGCCTGTGGTAGTTACCTGTCACGATTTAGTGCAGTTTATCTATCCTGAAATTATGAAAAATCAAGCTCGCTTTCCCGCCTTCAGCCTGGCGGTTTGGCAATATTGTGTCAAGGGAATTACTTTGGCCGATCGCACTATTGCTGTTTCGAGTAACACTGCCAAAGATGTCGCTCATTGGTTAAACATCGCTCCAGATAAAATCGCGGTCGTTCCTAATGGTGTGGATACAGTATTTGATCTAATAGACAAGAAAGTATTAGCTGACTGGAAGCAACAACATACTAAATCGCCAGACGAGATTTGTCTGCTGCATGTAGGCTCTAATCAACAGCGCAAAAATATTGAAACGGTCTTAAAAGTAATTAAGGCGATCGTCGAGCAAGATATCCCTGTTCGTCTGTGGAAAGTTGGCGGGGATCTTTACCCCGAACAGGAGCAATATATCGCAGCTAATAATTTAGGCGAACATATTACTTTGGTCAGCAATCCAGAACCACAGACTTTGATTAACTTTTACAATGCTGCTGATGTTCTAGTCGCTCCTTCTCTTTATGAAGGTTTTGGGCTGACTGTTTTAGAAGCCATGGCTTGCGGTACACCGACAATTACTAGCAATGTTTCCTCAATCCCTGAAGTCGCAGGGGATGCCGCCGTTTTAGTCGCTCCTACCGACGTTGTTGCCATAACTGAAGCCGTATTGCGCATCAATCGAGATCGGGCTTTTCGTCAAGATCTCATTGACCGAGGGTTAGCCAGAGTAAAAGAGTTTAGCTGGAAAAAAACCGCTGAGCAAACAGCCCAGCTATATGAGCAGGTCGTTAAATCAAAAAGTAACGCACTTATGGGTTAG
- a CDS encoding glycosyltransferase has protein sequence MKVLLSAYSCEPGKGSERGVGWNIAKEVAKHHQVWVLTRPDESKDAIEAELKQNPIPNLQFVYFTLPFWQDSLRWGQSGAIQLHYYLWQIQAYFVAQKLHRHINFDLAHHITFVRYSVPSLLSLLPIPFVWGPVGGGESAPAKFWVDFSGKNKLYEYLRLIWRGIGELDPLTRLTARKSAIAFATTKDTAKKLSKLGAPQIKQAADTGIAQIEIERLRQCPSPTVNPSRFINVARLLHWKGIYLGLRAFAEANLTDAEYWIVGEGPEQKKLEHLAQELNIAERVTFFGLLDRQEVLIKLGQSSALVHPSLHDTGGWVILEAMASGRPILCLDLGGPGETVTPDIGIKVPAHDPEQAVRDLAKAMVKLAQNPDLCVQMGKIGQQRIQELYSWSAKGKWLSEVYQECVDEFHHR, from the coding sequence ATGAAAGTCTTATTATCAGCATATTCATGTGAACCAGGAAAGGGGTCGGAACGAGGAGTTGGCTGGAATATCGCCAAGGAAGTGGCGAAACATCATCAGGTCTGGGTTTTGACTCGTCCAGATGAGAGTAAAGACGCGATTGAGGCAGAGTTAAAACAAAACCCCATTCCCAATCTTCAGTTTGTTTATTTTACTCTCCCCTTTTGGCAAGATAGTTTACGCTGGGGGCAATCTGGAGCGATACAGCTACACTATTATCTCTGGCAAATCCAGGCATACTTTGTCGCACAAAAACTACATCGGCATATAAACTTTGATCTGGCTCATCATATTACCTTTGTCCGCTATTCCGTTCCCAGCTTATTGTCTTTATTGCCAATTCCCTTTGTTTGGGGGCCTGTGGGTGGTGGAGAATCAGCTCCCGCTAAATTTTGGGTTGATTTTAGTGGCAAGAACAAGCTTTACGAATATCTGCGGCTAATTTGGCGTGGTATTGGTGAACTAGATCCCCTGACTCGCTTGACCGCTCGCAAGAGTGCGATCGCTTTTGCTACCACTAAAGATACGGCAAAAAAACTCAGTAAATTGGGCGCACCACAGATTAAACAAGCTGCTGATACGGGAATTGCTCAGATAGAAATTGAACGACTCAGGCAATGTCCTTCCCCCACAGTTAATCCCAGTCGATTTATTAACGTTGCTCGTCTGCTGCACTGGAAGGGAATTTATTTAGGGTTGCGAGCCTTTGCCGAAGCTAACTTAACCGATGCGGAGTATTGGATAGTCGGGGAAGGGCCAGAACAGAAAAAGCTTGAGCATCTGGCGCAAGAGTTAAACATTGCCGAACGAGTAACGTTTTTTGGCCTGTTGGATCGCCAAGAAGTTTTAATCAAGCTGGGACAGTCTTCTGCTTTAGTTCATCCGAGCCTGCACGATACAGGTGGCTGGGTGATTTTAGAAGCTATGGCATCAGGCAGACCAATTCTTTGTTTGGATTTAGGAGGGCCTGGAGAAACCGTAACCCCTGATATCGGCATCAAAGTTCCTGCTCATGATCCTGAACAGGCAGTAAGAGATCTGGCCAAAGCCATGGTGAAACTAGCCCAAAACCCAGATTTATGTGTGCAAATGGGCAAAATAGGACAGCAGCGGATTCAAGAGCTTTATAGCTGGTCGGCTAAAGGCAAGTGGCTGTCTGAAGTTTATCAAGAATGCGTTGATGAGTTTCACCACCGCTAA
- a CDS encoding right-handed parallel beta-helix repeat-containing protein: MSIKKLRAVIIFVGAITSLGMSGCEAGGYELEGYFVSSQGSDDNPGTIKQPFKTIQKCADAVQPGSTCWIRQGTYRETVRPLTSGFDQEPITFAAYKSEQVTISGTELVPNWSPDRDAVYRAKAKLPVNGYSDTGFFANQIFVGGKMMPEARLPNLSPEHDFLRPNLLGGGVESLGGTTAKIQNEAIPELTEGWKGGRVWANEWYTTRTGEITGGTATQLLAEMTAAWDRGAYWFYLFGKRELLDDRGEWFYDGNNQELYLWSPDNQAPKTVEVKQRNLAFDLSDRSFITIRNLNLFANTITTSDRSSGIIIDGVRAKYVSHHMTLPPPPESEKAYESDDAMFLAAHAHDTGIQLRGSNHVLKNSVIDWSSGNGVLLEGNNHQVINNIIVNTNYQVTYAAPVRINGNGHQISHNTIKRTGRDAMNFDWHTAGTDGRNLEISYNDISEFGMLSTDLGAIYVCCHINLEGGSINHNWIHDAQSFSPFWGTRGIYLDLETFNSTVHHNVVWNLNGSDHNYGIVAGSPRGYDRVFNNTFLGKVWLEGENVEARNNIFASSESIGAKSKSNNLFIDTDAKFTRSPQAETKSLSGTTADFTLQKDSPAIDVGIEIPQITADFTGKSPDVGAYEHNTPAWKAGSSLKYDFESNY, from the coding sequence ATGTCAATCAAAAAACTAAGAGCTGTAATTATTTTCGTAGGTGCTATTACCAGTTTAGGAATGTCTGGATGTGAAGCAGGGGGATATGAACTGGAGGGATATTTTGTCTCATCCCAAGGTTCGGATGATAATCCTGGCACGATTAAGCAACCTTTCAAAACAATTCAAAAATGTGCGGATGCAGTTCAGCCAGGATCTACCTGCTGGATTAGACAGGGAACTTATCGGGAAACGGTTCGACCCCTGACTTCTGGTTTTGACCAAGAGCCGATTACTTTTGCTGCCTATAAATCAGAACAGGTAACAATTTCGGGTACAGAATTAGTTCCTAACTGGTCGCCAGATCGTGATGCCGTTTATCGAGCCAAGGCTAAGTTACCCGTTAATGGCTACAGCGATACGGGATTTTTTGCCAATCAAATATTTGTCGGGGGAAAAATGATGCCCGAAGCTCGTTTGCCCAATCTCAGTCCAGAACATGATTTTTTACGTCCTAATCTTTTGGGTGGTGGCGTAGAAAGTTTGGGGGGAACGACGGCAAAAATTCAGAATGAAGCAATTCCCGAACTGACTGAAGGCTGGAAAGGTGGCAGAGTTTGGGCTAATGAATGGTACACTACCCGCACTGGAGAGATAACTGGAGGAACGGCAACGCAACTACTAGCAGAAATGACTGCTGCCTGGGATCGAGGTGCATATTGGTTTTATCTCTTTGGCAAGCGGGAGCTACTAGACGATCGCGGTGAATGGTTTTATGACGGCAACAATCAGGAGCTTTACCTCTGGTCTCCTGACAATCAAGCTCCCAAAACAGTAGAAGTAAAGCAGCGCAATCTAGCCTTTGATTTGAGCGATCGCTCTTTTATTACTATCCGCAATCTCAATCTGTTTGCCAATACAATTACTACTAGCGATCGCAGTAGTGGCATAATCATCGACGGAGTTCGCGCTAAATATGTCTCCCATCACATGACTCTACCACCTCCACCAGAGTCAGAAAAAGCCTATGAATCTGATGATGCAATGTTCTTAGCAGCTCATGCTCACGATACGGGCATTCAGCTACGAGGTAGCAATCATGTCTTGAAGAACTCTGTTATTGACTGGAGTTCGGGTAATGGAGTCTTGTTAGAAGGAAACAATCATCAGGTAATTAATAACATTATTGTTAATACCAACTATCAGGTTACTTATGCGGCTCCTGTCAGAATTAACGGCAATGGTCATCAAATTAGCCACAATACGATTAAGCGCACTGGTCGAGATGCAATGAACTTTGATTGGCATACCGCTGGCACTGATGGTCGCAACCTAGAAATTTCCTACAATGATATTTCTGAATTTGGCATGTTGAGTACGGATTTAGGGGCAATTTATGTCTGCTGTCACATCAACTTGGAAGGCGGTTCAATTAATCATAACTGGATTCATGATGCTCAGTCTTTCAGTCCGTTTTGGGGTACTCGCGGTATTTATTTGGATCTGGAAACTTTTAACAGCACCGTTCATCACAACGTTGTCTGGAACTTAAACGGTAGCGATCATAACTACGGCATTGTCGCTGGCAGTCCCAGGGGATATGACCGAGTGTTTAATAATACTTTTTTAGGCAAGGTCTGGCTAGAGGGAGAAAATGTTGAAGCCCGCAATAACATCTTTGCCTCCTCTGAAAGTATTGGTGCTAAAAGCAAATCGAATAATTTGTTTATTGATACCGACGCTAAATTTACGCGATCGCCTCAAGCAGAAACTAAGTCTCTTTCTGGTACTACTGCCGATTTTACATTACAAAAAGATTCCCCCGCGATCGATGTTGGAATTGAAATTCCCCAAATTACGGCTGATTTTACGGGCAAATCTCCAGATGTTGGTGCTTATGAACACAATACTCCTGCCTGGAAAGCTGGATCGAGCTTAAAATACGATTTTGAGAGTAACTATTAA
- a CDS encoding glycosyltransferase family 4 protein, producing the protein MHVFIAALHRPVKPTGVCRHAVNLARCLAEQSEVTKISLVIGDWQQHYFETAFTLDSDKIKLVVVKIKNSSLVRNLWFLSGLPKLANQLGSDVVHLSFPLPFLRRQFNAPIVTTIHDLYPYECPENFGFPQAWFNQLFLKQAINNSNGLPCVSQVTADKLRLYFPKLRPDQLVEVIYNYVDFEDLETKVPQTVAENSKFILSVAQHRQNKNLDLLIKAYAQLRSHGQIELDYQLIIVGTKGPETEKLTNLTADLNLETNVKFLSAIDDSELGWLYQNCELFVIPSSTEGFCLPLVEALHFSDRIVCSDIPIFREIATANCVYFSLFGDALGNLSQAITQVLSNQASHAQAASKRFDQSIIAQQYLNLYRKIGNSAKFRCAGSPR; encoded by the coding sequence ATGCACGTTTTTATTGCAGCACTACATCGACCAGTAAAACCTACAGGTGTCTGCCGACACGCAGTCAATTTAGCCCGTTGTCTGGCAGAGCAGTCTGAGGTAACTAAAATTAGTCTGGTAATTGGTGACTGGCAGCAGCATTATTTTGAGACTGCCTTTACCTTAGATTCAGACAAAATTAAATTGGTTGTCGTTAAAATCAAAAACAGTTCGCTGGTCAGGAATCTTTGGTTTCTGAGCGGTTTACCGAAGTTAGCTAATCAGCTTGGTTCTGATGTAGTTCATTTATCCTTTCCCTTACCATTTTTACGAAGACAGTTTAATGCGCCAATAGTTACGACAATTCACGATCTTTATCCCTATGAATGTCCCGAAAACTTCGGTTTTCCACAGGCTTGGTTTAATCAATTATTTCTTAAGCAGGCGATTAATAATAGTAATGGCTTACCCTGTGTATCACAGGTTACTGCTGACAAGCTCAGGCTTTACTTTCCAAAACTAAGACCCGATCAGCTCGTTGAAGTAATCTACAATTATGTTGACTTTGAAGATCTTGAAACAAAAGTTCCTCAGACAGTAGCAGAAAACAGTAAATTTATCTTGTCTGTTGCTCAACATCGGCAAAATAAAAATTTAGATCTACTGATTAAGGCTTATGCTCAACTGCGATCGCATGGGCAAATTGAGTTAGATTATCAATTGATCATAGTTGGCACCAAAGGGCCAGAAACAGAAAAGCTGACAAATTTAACTGCTGACTTGAATTTAGAAACCAACGTCAAGTTTTTATCGGCGATCGATGATAGTGAATTAGGTTGGCTATATCAAAATTGCGAACTGTTCGTGATTCCTTCTTCTACAGAAGGTTTTTGTTTACCATTGGTAGAAGCTTTACATTTTAGCGATCGCATAGTTTGTTCTGATATTCCTATTTTTCGAGAAATTGCTACGGCTAACTGTGTTTATTTTTCCTTGTTTGGTGATGCTTTAGGCAATTTGAGCCAGGCAATTACCCAAGTCCTTTCTAACCAGGCTTCTCATGCTCAAGCTGCAAGCAAACGTTTTGATCAGTCCATCATTGCGCAACAATATCTCAACTTATATAGAAAAATAGGAAATAGCGCGAAATTCCGTTGCGCGGGTTCCCCGCGTTGA